In Gossypium arboreum isolate Shixiya-1 chromosome 5, ASM2569848v2, whole genome shotgun sequence, a single genomic region encodes these proteins:
- the LOC108481344 gene encoding uncharacterized protein LOC108481344: protein MKASMGDERRASHLALVCLLLAAVAAAESTPIAKLGCQDRCGNVSIPYPFGTTTDCYLNEDFYIACNSTHYDPPRAFLTGSNIEVTNITVGGKLRIMQFIARDCYNKSGFPVSSNTPSITLSKFRVSDTDNKFVAIGCDTEATIQGVQDAKGYTSGCISKCDSIDYVDNFTCSGIGCCQTSIAKDVGYFDISVRSYNNHQGIWDFNPCSYGFVVEENSFNFSSNYLRDLQDVTMMPMVLDWFIGNETCETIKTKSSGDVCQGDSTCYNVDNGSGYRCKCLDGYQGDPYLPNGCQDIDECKDPNLNKCEKICENTKGNYTCLCPKGYHGDGRADGTGCVANQSGGSLIIELTVGLGVGITVLIAGSTWSYWAFKKWKLIKLKHKFFRQNGGLMLQQELSRRDSSTKTAKIFSAEELETATNNYDESRIIGRGGYGTVYKGTLSDGRTVAIKKSQVVDESQIDQFINEVIVLSQINHRNVVKLLGCCLETEVPLLVYEFITNGTLFEHIHNKSKASSLTFETRLRIAAETAGVLSYLHSSASIPIIHRDVKSTNILLDDSYTAKVSDFGASRLVPLDQAGISTVVQGTLGYLDPEYLQTSQLTEKSDVYSFGVVLLELLTGQKALCFERLEEDRNLAMYFISALKEDRLVQILEKCVVDEAKIEMVEEIGSLARRCLRVKGEERPTMKEVAMELEGLRMMLEHHPWVNNDESRLEETEYLLGEPSLKIGSNGGMNNVTSDSITDHIILQPRKKPEVMGLDRTCKEFALLSLKLTIIATWVAAQPKPECQSNCGDISIPYPFGTGNGCNISSNFFIRCDTTSNPPKTFLSSTDIEVLHISLDGYLRIQQLVGFDCYNSLGRSSYGESFSLLNFPISNTRNKFTAIGCDTYALIEGTLGHTFSTGCVTFCSDVEDVINGSCSGIGCCQAAIPKGVRNYVLNFDTRRNHSNVLDFNPCSYGFVVEDGAYNFSVSDLSNVNFNTTKFPIILDWTIGNQNCTEAKLDPKNYACKENSVCIDPENYSCKENTSCINPGYLCKCLDGFQGNPYLSYGCQDIDECETLKPCNETATCYDVAGSYYCSCPEGFEGDGQKNGTGCSPKVKSHQSFPTLLVALGIGILFSLLCSSWVYLGLRQRKLNKLKQDYFQQNGGILLREHLSRYKEYGKTAKLFTVEELKKATNNYHESKILGRGGQGTVYKGLLPDGCSVAIKKSIIGDQSQVQQFVNEVIVLSQINHRNVVKLLGCCLETQVPLLVYEYVSNGSVFDHLHNADHESFISWEARLKIATEAAEALSYLHSAASPPIIHRDVKLANILLDENYNAEVSDFGASRLVPSNKEQITTLVQGTLGYLDPEYFQTSQLTEKSDVYSFGVVLIELLTGLKAISFERPEHERNLTLYFIAVMKEERLLDITDGRVLHDNNIELLKEVATLARRCVRVKGEERQTMKKLRLN from the exons ATGAAGGCCTCCATGGGAGATGAAAGACGAGCTTCGCATCTTGCACTTGTTTGCCTGTTACTAGCAGCAGTTGCAGCAGCAGAATCAACTCCAATAGCCAAGCTCGGTTGCCAAGACAGATGTGGGAACGTCAGTATCCCATATCCATTTGGTACAACGACGGATTGCTATCTCAATGAAGATTTTTACATAGCTTGTAATTCGACTCACTATGATCCTCCACGAGCATTCTTAACAGGAAGCAATATAGAGGTGACAAACATAACTGTCGGAGGCAAATTGCGGATTATGCAATTTATAGCCCGCGATTGCTACAATAAATCGGGCTTCCCAGTTTCCAGCAATACTCCTTCCATCACGCTGTCCAAATTCAGGGTCTCGGATACTGACAACAAGTTCGTTGCCATTGGCTGCGATACTGAAGCAACCATTCAAGGTGTTCAAGACGCCAAGGGATACACGAGTGGGTGCATAAGCAAGTGTGACAGTATTGACTATGTGGACAATTTCACATGTTCTGGTATAGGCTGTTGCCAGACATCCATTGCTAAAGATGTAGGGTATTTTGACATTTCTGTAAGAAGCTACAATAATCACCAAGGTATCTGGGATTTCAATCCCTGCAGCTATGGCTTTGTTGTTGAAGAAAATAGCTTCAATTTTTCTTCGAATTATCTTCGTGATCTGCAAGATGTAACCATGATGCCCATGGTGCTTGATTGGTTTATCGGGAACGAGACGTGTGAAACGATAAAGACCAAGAGTTCGGGTGATGTATGTCAGGGAGATAGCACTTGTTATAACGTGGATAATGGATCTGGATATCGTTGCAAGTGCTTGGATGGCTATCAAGGAGATCCATACCTACCTAATGGTTGCCAAG ACATAGATGAATGTAAAGACCCAAATCTCAATAAATGTGAAAAGATATGTGAAAATACAAAAGGAAATTACACGTGCTTGTGCCCCAAGGGTTATCATGGAGATGGAAGAGCAGATGGTACAGGATGTGTTGCCAATCAATCTGGAGGATCACTTATAATTGAGCTTACTGTTG GGCTTGGCGTAGGCATTACAGTATTGATAGCAGGTAGCACTTGGTCGTACTGGGCATTCAAGAAGTGGAAGCTCATCAAACTTAAACACAAGTTCTTTCgacaaaatggaggcttgatgtTGCAGCAAGAACTGTCCAGGCGGGACTCTTCCACTAAAACGGCTAAAATTTTCTCAGCTGAGGAGCTGGAGACGGCCACCAACAACTATGATGAAAGTAGGATTATTGGTCGAGGTGGTTATGGCACAGTCTACAAAGGAACTCTATCAGATGGGAGAACCGTAGCAATTAAGAAGTCCCAAGTTGTTGATGAAAGCCAAATCGATCAATTCATCAATGAAGTTATTGTGCTTTCCCAAATCAATCACAGGAATGTGGTGAAGCTTTTAGGTTGTTGCTTAGAGACGGAAGTTCCATTACTGGTTTATGAATTTATCACCAATGGTACTCTCTTTGAGCATATCCACAACAAAAGCAAGGCTTCTTCCTTGACATTTGAAACCCGGTTACGTATAGCAGCAGAAACTGCAGGTGTGCTCTCATATCTGCATTCCTCAGCTTCCATACCAATCATTCATAGGGATGTCAAGTCTACCAACATACTCTTGGATGATAGTTACACTGCCAAAGTATCCGATTTTGGAGCTTCGAGGTTGGTTCCACTAGACCAAGCCGGGATATCAACGGTGGTTCAAGGGACCCTCGGATACCTGGACCCTGAATACTTGCAGACAAGTCAGCTGACAGAGAAAAGTGATGTTTATAGCTTTGGGGTAGTCCTTCTAGAGCTACTGACCGGACAAAAAGCACTTTGTTTTGAAAGGTTAGAAGAGGACAGAAATCTCGCAATGTATTTCATTTCAGCTTTGAAAGAAGATCGCTTGGTGCAAATTCTTGAGAAGTGCGTAGTGGATGAAGCAAAGATAGAGATGGTTGAGGAAATTGGTAGCCTTGCAAGGAGGTGCTTAAGAGTGAAAGGAGAAGAAAGGCCCACAATGAAGGAAGTCGCAATGGAGTTGGAGGGGTTGAGAATGATGCTGGAGCATCATCCATGGGTAAACAACGATGAGTCGAGGTTAGAAGAGACTGAGTATTTGCTCGGTGAACCATCGTTGAAAATTGGTTCTAATGGCGGTATGAATAATGTTACATCTGATAGCATCACAGATCATATAATTTTACAA CCAAGGAAAAAACCAGAGGTCATGGGTTTGGATCGTACGTGTAAGGAGTTTGCTCTGCTTTCACTTAAGTTAACAATTATAGCAACCTGGGTAGCAGCGCAACCAAAACCGGAGTGCCAAAGCAACTGCGGGGATATCAGCATCCCTTATCCTTTTGGAACAGGCAATGGGTGCAACATCAGCAGCAACTTTTTCATTCGTTGCGACACCACCTCCAACCCCCCAAAAACATTCTTAAGTTCCACCGATATTGAAGTTCTCCACATCTCTCTAGATGGTTATTTGCGCATCCAACAATTGGTAGGTTTTGACTGTTATAATTCATTAGGACGCAGTTCATATGGCGAGTCATTTTCACTTTTAAACTTCCCCATATCTAATACCAGAAACAAGTTCACAGCCATTGGTTGTGATACCTATGCTCTCATTGAGGGTACCTTGGGACATACGTTTTCAACCGGGTGTGTAACATTCTGCAGTGACGTGGAGGATGTGATTAATGGGTCTTGCTCTGGTATTGGCTGTTGCCAGGCAGCTATCCCTAAAGGAGTGAGGAATTATGTCTTAAATTTTGATACCCGTCGGAATCATTCCAATGTATTGGACTTCAATCCTTGTAGTTATGGATTTGTTGTGGAAGATGGAGCCTATAATTTCTCTGTTTCAGATCTTTCCAATGTTAATTTCAACACAACGAAATTCCCAATCATTCTTGATTGGACAATTGGGAACCAAAATTGCACTGAAGCTAAATTAGATCCAAAAAACTATGCTTGCAAGGAAAATAGTGTTTGTATAGATCCAGAAAATTATAGTTGCAAGGAAAATACTAGTTGTATAAACCCTGGATATTTGTGCAAGTGTCTTGATGGCTTTCAGGGTAACCCTTACCTCTCCTATGGCTGCCAAG ATATTGATGAATGCGAGACACTGAAGCCTTGCAATGAAACTGCAACATGTTATGATGTAGCTGGAAGTTATTATTGTTCGTGTCCTGAGGGATTTGAGGGTGATGGCCAGAAAAATGGAACAGGGTGCAGTCCTAAAGTCAAATCACACCAGAGTTTTCCCACTCTTCTTGTTGCATTAG GTATAGGCATTTTATTTTCGCTGTTATGCTCCTCATGGGTGTATTTGGGGCTGAGGCAGAGAAAGCTCAACAAACTGAAACAAGATTACTTTCAGCAAAATGGTGGGATTTTGTTGCGGGAACACCTTTCACGATATAAAGAATACGGCAAGACAGCTAAACTCTTTACAGTCGAAGAACTCAAAAAAGCGACAAACAATTACCATGAAAGTAAAATCCTTGGACGAGGAGGTCAAGGTACTGTTTACAAAGGATTGTTGCCTGATGGCTGCAGTGTTGCCATTAAAAAGTCCATCATTGGAGATCAAAGCCAAGTTCAACAATTCGTTAATGAAGTTATTGTGTTATCCCAAATCAACCACAGAAATGTGGTGAAATTGTTGGGATGTTGTTTGGAGACACAAGTCCCTTTGCTAGTCTATGAATATGTAAGCAATGGTAGCGTCTTCGATCACTTACACAATGCCGATCATGAGTCTTTCATATCATGGGAAGCTCGTTTGAAAATAGCCACAGAAGCAGCAGAAGCCCTTTCCTATTTGCACTCTGCTGCATCTCCGCCTATTATTCATCGTGATGTCAAGTTGGCCAACATACTTTTAGATGAGAATTACAATGCTGAAGTATCTGATTTTGGTGCTTCCAGATTGGTCCCTTCAAATAAAGAACAAATAACAACACTCGTGCAGGGAACTCTGGGCTATTTGGACCCAGAATATTTTCAAACAAGTCAATTGACTGAAAAGAGTGATGTTTATAGTTTTGGAGTTGTTCTCATAGAATTACTAACAGGTCTGAAAGCAATTTCTTTCGAAAGACCTGAACATGAGAGGAATTTGACTCTGTACTTTATTGCTGTTATGAAAGAGGAACGCTTGCTAGATATTACTGATGGACGAGTGTTGCATGATAACAACATTGAACTACTTAAGGAAGTGGCAACTTTAGCTAGGAGATGTGTGAGAGTGAAGGGAGAGGAAAGGCAAACTATGAAGAAGTTGCGTCTGAATTAG